The sequence TTTGAGGGGTTTGATTGTCAGGATTTTGGGAGCAATTCTGGCTGTGAATCTGGATAGATTATACAACTTCACGGGTGGTGGGAACTAGGGTTAGAATCTTAACGGGGAAGAGAATAAGTCAGTAACCTGCGCCTTTTGATGAAGTTTTGCGGGGGCTCCTTAAGGAGCTCCAAAGAGTTTAAATATTCTGGTGATTATAAAGGATTTAGGTTATGATAATAGGTGGTTGCAATGGCTGAGGAAGCAAAAGAGGTTAAGGAAGTTAAAATCCTTGAAAAACCGTGGGTTGAGAAGTATAGACCTGAGAGGCTTGATGACATCGTAGGGCAGGATCACATAGTAAAGAGACTTAAGCATTACGTTAAGACGGGTTCAATGCCACATCTTCTCTTCGCAGGGCCGCCCGGCGTCGGGAAGTGCCTCACGGGAGATGCGAAGGTCATTGTTAACGGTGAGCTAACAACCATCGGGGAGCTTGTGGAGAGAATAAGCAAAGGCAGGTTTGGTATCACCCCGGTTGATGGTCTGAGGGTTTTTGGCGTTGACGAGGACGGCAAACTTATGGAGTTGCCCGTTGAGTACGTTTATAAGGACAGGACAGATGAGCTCGTCAGGATAAGGACGAGGCTCGGCAGGGAGCTTAAGGTCACCCCATATCACCCGCTTCTTGTGAATAGAAAAGACGGAAGGATAGAGTGGGTTAAGGCGGAGGAGCTTAAGCCCGGAGATAGGCTTGCCGTTCCGCGCTTTCTTCCGGCGGTTCTCGATGAAGATCCCTTAGCTGAGTGGCTCGGCTACTTCATCGGCGATGGTCACGCCGATGCTCAGGGCAACATCATAACCTTCACGAACACGGACGAGAGGCTCAGAAAGCGCTTCATGAAGCTCACTGAGAAGCTTTTCTCTGATGCGAGGATTAAGGAGAGAATCCACGAGAATCGCGCGCCTGATGTTTATGTGAACTCGAAGATGGCCAAAGAGCTCGTTAAAAGCCTTGATCTCGCCGGCAAAAAGGCGGAGATGGTTTACATACCCGCGCAGGCATGGAAAGGTCTTCGCTCTTTCCTGAGGGCATACTTTGACTGCGACGCGGGCGTTGAGCACAATGGGATAGTCCTCTCAACCGCGAGCAGGGAAATGGCGGAGCAGGTCTCTTATGCCTTGGCAGGGCTTGGAGTGGTCGCCAAAGTGAGGAGCAAAGCTGTCAAGGGGCGCACCTACTACTACGTCGTTATCTCGGGCTCCGAGAACATATCGCGCTTCCTCTCCGAGGTTGGCTTCTCGGTTGAAGAGAAAAAGAGGAAGGCAGAAGCCCTCGTCAAGAAGCCAAACCCCAATGTTGGCTCGCTCTACGCCGATAGGGAGCTGATTTCCTACGTCAGGGACAGGCTTAAGCTGAACTTCTCGGACGACAAGGCCCGGTGGAGCCCGGAGAAGGCTAAGAGGATAGCCTGGGAGCTCATGAAGGAAATTTACCACAGCCTCGACGAGCTGGAGAAGCTTGAGAAGGCCCTGTCGAGGAGCATCTTCATAGACTGGAACGAGGTCGCTAGGAGAAGGAAGGAAATCGCGGAGGCGACGGGAATAAGGGCCGACAGACTTCTTGAGTACATCAAAGGCAAGAGGAAACCCAGCTTGAGGAACTACCTCAAGATTGCCAAAGCACTGGGCATTGAGCTTGAGGAAACGATAGAGGTCATGCGCACCTTCGTGAGGAAGTACTCCAGCTACGCCGAGATTGGGAGACTTATCGGGACATGGAACTCAAGCGTCAGAATAGTCCTTGAGAGCAACACCGAGAAGATAGAGGTTCTTGAGGAGATTAGAAAGGCCGAGCTAAAGCTTTTGAGGGAGATACTCAACGACGAAAAGCTCAAGAGGGGCGTCGCTTACCTCATCTTCCTCGCCCAGAACGAGCTCTTCTGGGACGAGATAGTCGAGGTTGAGAAGCTTAAGGGCGACTTCGTAATCTACGACCTTCACGTTCCTAACTATCACAATTTCATCGGCGGTAACCTTCCGACGGTTCTCCACAACACAACAGCCGCACTGGCCCTTTCACGGGAGCTATTTGGCGAAAACTGGCGTCACAACTTCTTAGAGTTGAACGCCTCGGTCTCCAAGGATACTCCAATACTTGTGAGAATCAACGGTCGGGTTATGAGGACAACCTTTGCCGAGCTTGATAAGCTTTACTTCGACGAAAGCGATGGCGATGTCGCCTACAAAGATGCACCCAACCTTGAGGTTCTCACGGTTGACGAAAACTACCGCGTTAGATGGGCTCGTGTAAGCAAGATAATCCGCCACCGCGTCCCCGTTATACTCCGCGTTCACCTCGAAGGCGGCGGAAAGCTCGAACTGACCGGGAACCACTCGGTCATGGTGCTCACCGAGAACGGACTTGAAACAGTAAAGGCTAGCGAGTTGAACGAAGGATCAATTCTTCTCAGCTTTACCGCAAACCTTGAAGGCCTTCTCGATGTCCTTGACCTGAGTGGGTACAGGATTAAGGAGAGCGCGAGGACGAGAACCTTTGATGGGCTTCCCGTCAGTGAGGAGCTCTCCTACATGCTCGGCCTTTACGCCGCTGAAGGTGCCGTAGGCTTCAGGGGCAACACCTCCGGTCAGGTCATCTACACCCTCGGAAATCACGAAGACGAGCTGATAAACCGCGTTAGGGCATTTGCCGAGAACCTTGGGGTGAGCTTCTACGAGAACGACGTTGGTTCCGCCTTCGACCGCTCAAGGAAGAGCGCGCACCAGCTCAGGTTCCTCAACACTCAGTTGGCCAAGTTCTTCGAGGAGAGCTTCTACGACGGGAGCGGCAGGAGGGCAATGAACAAGAGGATTCCGGGCTTCGTCTTCGAGTTCCCGGTTCAGGAGAGGATAGCATTCCTTAGAGGACTCGCCGACGGCGACGGAAGTGGAGAGTGGGGCGAAGTAGTCAGGGTTTCCTCAGTTTCAAGGGATTTACTCATAGACACCGTCTGGCTCGCGAGGGTTTCGGGTATAGAGGCAAGCCTCTTCGAGAGGGAGGTGAGGCTCATCTGGAAGGGTGGAATGAAGTGGAGCAAGGCTGAGCTCCTCCCGGCTGGGCCAATAGTTAAGATGCTCATGGCGATAGAGAACGCCATCGAGGGCAACTGGCGCTACGAGTTCAGGCACCAGCTCTACGAGGGCAAAAAACGTGTCAGAAAGGCGACTTTGAGGAAGGTCATAGAGATGGTAAACGAGGAGAAGCTGGATGGGAAGGGCAAGAGAATCCTCGAAACGCTGAAGAAGCTCGTCAACACGGATTTGCACGCCCTTTTGGTTAGGAAGGTTGAGCTCATTGAGTACAATGACTTCGTCTACGACGTTAGCGTTCCAGGCAACGAGATGTTTTTTGCTGGAGAACTCCCAGTTCTGCTCCATAACTCTGATGAGCGCGGAATAAACGTGATTAGGGAGAAGGTGAAGGAATTTGCAAGGACAAAACCGATAGGAGGAACGAGCTTTAAGATAATCTTCCTCGACGAGGCGGACGCTCTAACCCAGGACGCCCAGCAGGCCCTGAGAAGAACTATGGAGATGTTCTCGAACAACGTTAGATTTATCCTGAGCTGCGT comes from Thermococcus aggregans and encodes:
- a CDS encoding LAGLIDADG family homing endonuclease → MAEEAKEVKEVKILEKPWVEKYRPERLDDIVGQDHIVKRLKHYVKTGSMPHLLFAGPPGVGKCLTGDAKVIVNGELTTIGELVERISKGRFGITPVDGLRVFGVDEDGKLMELPVEYVYKDRTDELVRIRTRLGRELKVTPYHPLLVNRKDGRIEWVKAEELKPGDRLAVPRFLPAVLDEDPLAEWLGYFIGDGHADAQGNIITFTNTDERLRKRFMKLTEKLFSDARIKERIHENRAPDVYVNSKMAKELVKSLDLAGKKAEMVYIPAQAWKGLRSFLRAYFDCDAGVEHNGIVLSTASREMAEQVSYALAGLGVVAKVRSKAVKGRTYYYVVISGSENISRFLSEVGFSVEEKKRKAEALVKKPNPNVGSLYADRELISYVRDRLKLNFSDDKARWSPEKAKRIAWELMKEIYHSLDELEKLEKALSRSIFIDWNEVARRRKEIAEATGIRADRLLEYIKGKRKPSLRNYLKIAKALGIELEETIEVMRTFVRKYSSYAEIGRLIGTWNSSVRIVLESNTEKIEVLEEIRKAELKLLREILNDEKLKRGVAYLIFLAQNELFWDEIVEVEKLKGDFVIYDLHVPNYHNFIGGNLPTVLHNTTAALALSRELFGENWRHNFLELNASVSKDTPILVRINGRVMRTTFAELDKLYFDESDGDVAYKDAPNLEVLTVDENYRVRWARVSKIIRHRVPVILRVHLEGGGKLELTGNHSVMVLTENGLETVKASELNEGSILLSFTANLEGLLDVLDLSGYRIKESARTRTFDGLPVSEELSYMLGLYAAEGAVGFRGNTSGQVIYTLGNHEDELINRVRAFAENLGVSFYENDVGSAFDRSRKSAHQLRFLNTQLAKFFEESFYDGSGRRAMNKRIPGFVFEFPVQERIAFLRGLADGDGSGEWGEVVRVSSVSRDLLIDTVWLARVSGIEASLFEREVRLIWKGGMKWSKAELLPAGPIVKMLMAIENAIEGNWRYEFRHQLYEGKKRVRKATLRKVIEMVNEEKLDGKGKRILETLKKLVNTDLHALLVRKVELIEYNDFVYDVSVPGNEMFFAGELPVLLHNSDERGINVIREKVKEFARTKPIGGTSFKIIFLDEADALTQDAQQALRRTMEMFSNNVRFILSCVTGDTKIYTPDEREVRIRDFMKHFEEGLLKEVGNRVGRDTVIAAVAFNSRIVGHPVFRLTLESGRVIEATGDHMFLTPAGWVQTYDLREGSEVLVRPTLEGTPYEPDPRPIINLHEFYRFLEEIEREHGLKPLGEAKTFRELLTRDKERVLARVLELKAEMENGLTEREAEILSEIPGDWISRRKLQEKVDLSRVRLNQLLQSLEEKGYVERRIEGKKQFVRKVREGKPLRNAMDVKRVIEEEFGVYVSYTTVRKLLNGEISGVAYNILREVKEKWLVRYDDEKAGVLARVLGFLLGDGHLAKRGVRIWFNSSKEELEALAEDLKRLGLKPSEIIERETSSEIRGRKVEGKIHMLYVDSSAFRALMRFWGVEVGNKTVKGYVVPEWIKRGNLFVKREFLRGLFGADGTKPSGERYNFNGVKLEMYASVESLKRTTEFFNEVAELLREFEVDSRIVVSPAGRKDRFVVCLVVTPNDANYLRFLTRVGYAYAKDSYARLVGEYLRIKLTYKELILPEIAERAIELARATNPTQAARVLGVKRDFVVNRLRGIPLGLTRDFMTFEKFVRERVFEGYVVERIIKKEKLGYLDVYDVTCARDHSFLSNGLVSHNCNYSSKIIEPIQSRCAIFRFRPLKDEDVAKRLKYIAETEGLELTEEGLQAILYVAEGDLRRAINVLQAAAALDTKITDENVFLVASRARPEDVREMMLLALEGNFLKAREKLREILLKQGLSGEDVLIQMHKEVFNLPISEPKKVALADKIGEYNFRLVEGANEMIQLEALLAQFTLLGKD